In Musa acuminata AAA Group cultivar baxijiao chromosome BXJ2-10, Cavendish_Baxijiao_AAA, whole genome shotgun sequence, a genomic segment contains:
- the LOC135625787 gene encoding F-box/kelch-repeat protein At1g15670-like, whose amino-acid sequence MIPGLTDDAARECLIRVPYSAFPTLFSVCKLWRQELRDPTFHRFRKSTGIAQPVVVMVQPYCTYDNCPGLMVYRFVIFEPATGVWSSLPPCPNLTHGLPHLCRLAPVGTELVVVGGWKIDTCVTTDEVHVYDFVSGEWRRGSPLPWPLRSSFACAATHDSDKGWRTVYVAGGHDGRANPLRSALAYDVGGDSWKPLPDMARKPFNCRGVILRGKFVVLHRHCAEAFDPAAGSWGPVEELVPPGEQYPTICVAGVDGSIYRCVGREVMVQLDGGVWATVSKLPSEMRVVMNAVAWEGKLMVMGIGMRNGALVAKILDIKATTTMTTPASASASWRNVEVPPEYQWHVEVACCLVI is encoded by the coding sequence ATGATTCCAGGCCTCACCGACGACGCGGCACGCGAGTGCCTTATTCGAGTCCCCTACAGTGCCTTCCCCACCCTCTTCTCAGTCTGCAAGCTCTGGCGGCAGGAGCTTCGCGACCCGACGTTCCACCGGTTCCGGAAATCCACCGGCATCGCTCAACCCGTTGTCGTCATGGTCCAGCCTTACTGCACCTACGACAACTGTCCAGGACTCATGGTCTACCGCTTCGTCATCTTCGAACCGGCCACCGGTGTTTGGAGTTCCCTCCCCCCCTGCCCCAACCTAACCCATGGGCTCCCGCACTTATGCCGGCTCGCCCCTGTCGGTACCGAGCTCGTCGTCGTCGGCGGATGGAAAATTGACACCTGCGTCACAACCGACGAGGTTCACGTCTACGACTTCGTATCTGGAGAGTGGCGCCGCGGGTCCCCCCTCCCGTGGCCCCTGCGGTCCTCCTTCGCCTGCGCGGCGACGCACGATTCCGACAAGGGCTGGAGAACGGTGTACGTAGCCGGCGGGCATGACGGGAGAGCGAACCCGCTTCGGTCCGCGCTGGCGTACGACGTGGGAGGAGACTCGTGGAAGCCGCTGCCCGACATGGCGCGCAAGCCCTTCAATTGCCGCGGGGTGATCCTGCGCGGCAAGTTCGTCGTCCTCCACAGGCACTGCGCGGAGGCCTTCGACCCGGCCGCGGGTAGTTGGGGCCCCGTGGAGGAGTTGGTGCCTCCGGGGGAGCAATATCCGACGATATGCGTCGCGGGAGTGGACGGGAGCATTTACCGGTGCGTGGGGAGGGAAGTGATGGTACAGCTAGACGGCGGCGTGTGGGCTACGGTGTCCAAGCTGCCGAGCGAAATGCGTGTGGTGATGAACGCGGTGGCATGGGAGGGGAAGCTGATGGTGATGGGAATAGGGATGCGCAACGGCGCCCTTGTGGCGAAAATTCTCGACATAAAAGCAACTACGACGATGACGACACCGGCTTCGGCGTCGGCGTCATGGAGGAACGTGGAGGTGCCGCCGGAGTACCAATGGCACGTGGAGGTGGCTTGTTGCTTGGTGATCTAA